The Mesorhizobium koreense genome includes a window with the following:
- the groL gene encoding chaperonin GroEL (60 kDa chaperone family; promotes refolding of misfolded polypeptides especially under stressful conditions; forms two stacked rings of heptamers to form a barrel-shaped 14mer; ends can be capped by GroES; misfolded proteins enter the barrel where they are refolded when GroES binds), with protein MAAKEVKFHSDARERMLRGVDILANAVKVTLGPKGRNVVLDKSFGAPRITKDGVTVAKEIELEDKFENMGAQMVREVASKTNDLAGDGTTTATVLAQAIVREGAKAVASGMNPMDLKRGIDKAVDAVVGELKKNARKITRNDEIAQVGTISANGDTEIGRFLAEAMEKVGNEGVITVEEAKTAETELEVVEGMQFDRGYLSPYFITNQDKMRVELEEPYVLIHEKKLSNLQAMLPILEAVVQSSKPLLIIAEDVEGEALATLVVNKLRGGLKVAAVKAPGFGDRRKAMLEDIAILTGGTAISEDLGIKLENVTLQMLGRAKKVVVEKENTTIVDGAGKKEEIQGRVAQIKAQIEETTSDYDREKLQERLAKLAGGVAVIRVGGSTEVEVKERKDRVDDAMHATRAAVEEGILPGGGVALLRAVKALDGVTVDNPDQKYGLDIVRRAIETPVRQIAENAGAEGSIIVGKLREKAEFAWGWNAQTNEYGDLYKQGVIDPAKVVRTALEDAASVAGLLVTTEAMVAEKPKKEAAPSMPTGAGMDF; from the coding sequence ATGGCTGCCAAGGAAGTGAAATTCCATTCAGACGCTCGTGAACGCATGCTGCGCGGCGTCGACATTCTCGCCAATGCGGTGAAAGTGACGTTGGGCCCGAAGGGCCGCAACGTCGTGCTCGACAAGTCGTTCGGCGCGCCGCGCATCACCAAGGACGGCGTCACCGTCGCCAAGGAGATCGAACTGGAAGACAAGTTCGAGAACATGGGCGCGCAGATGGTGCGCGAGGTTGCCTCGAAGACCAACGACCTGGCCGGCGACGGCACCACGACCGCGACCGTGCTCGCCCAGGCCATCGTCAGAGAGGGCGCGAAGGCCGTGGCGTCGGGCATGAACCCGATGGACCTGAAGCGCGGCATCGACAAGGCCGTCGACGCGGTGGTCGGGGAGTTGAAGAAGAACGCCCGCAAGATCACCAGGAACGACGAGATCGCGCAGGTCGGCACGATCTCGGCCAATGGCGACACCGAGATTGGCCGCTTCCTTGCGGAAGCGATGGAAAAGGTCGGCAACGAGGGCGTCATCACGGTCGAGGAAGCCAAGACCGCCGAGACCGAGCTCGAGGTGGTCGAGGGCATGCAGTTCGACCGCGGCTATCTCTCTCCTTACTTCATTACCAACCAGGACAAGATGCGCGTCGAGCTGGAAGAGCCCTATGTGCTCATCCACGAGAAGAAGCTCTCCAATCTTCAGGCCATGCTTCCCATCCTCGAAGCGGTCGTGCAGTCGTCCAAGCCGCTCCTCATCATCGCCGAGGACGTCGAGGGCGAGGCGCTCGCCACGCTCGTCGTCAACAAGCTGCGCGGCGGCCTCAAGGTCGCGGCCGTCAAGGCTCCGGGCTTCGGCGACCGCCGCAAGGCCATGCTGGAGGATATCGCCATCCTCACCGGCGGCACCGCTATCAGCGAGGATCTCGGCATCAAGCTTGAGAACGTGACGCTCCAGATGCTCGGCCGCGCCAAGAAGGTGGTGGTCGAGAAGGAGAACACCACCATCGTCGACGGCGCGGGCAAGAAGGAAGAGATCCAGGGCCGCGTAGCCCAGATTAAGGCCCAGATCGAGGAGACCACCTCCGACTACGACCGCGAGAAGCTGCAGGAGCGCCTTGCCAAGCTCGCGGGCGGCGTCGCCGTGATCCGTGTCGGCGGCTCGACCGAGGTGGAGGTGAAGGAGCGCAAGGACCGCGTCGACGACGCCATGCATGCAACGCGCGCGGCCGTCGAGGAAGGCATCCTGCCCGGCGGCGGCGTGGCGCTTCTGAGGGCGGTGAAGGCACTCGACGGCGTCACGGTCGACAATCCGGACCAGAAATATGGCCTGGACATCGTTCGCCGGGCCATCGAGACGCCAGTGCGCCAGATCGCCGAGAACGCTGGCGCCGAAGGCTCCATCATTGTCGGCAAGCTGCGCGAGAAGGCAGAGTTCGCCTGGGGCTGGAACGCACAGACGAACGAATATGGCGACCTCTACAAGCAGGGCGTTATCGACCCGGCCAAGGTGGTGCGCACCGCGCTGGAGGATGCCGCCTCCGTCGCCGGCCTGCTCGTCACCACCGAGGCGATGGTGGCCGAGAAGCCGAAGAAGGAAGCCGCACCCTCCATGCCCACGGGCGCCGGCATGGACTTTTGA
- a CDS encoding DUF2934 domain-containing protein, with amino-acid sequence MWEERGRTGASEDHWYQAEREIDALDQRSSAAQATSGAGPALAEHSKDASQPDPSRIKSGQ; translated from the coding sequence ATTTGGGAGGAACGCGGCCGAACCGGCGCTTCGGAAGATCATTGGTACCAAGCCGAACGGGAGATCGACGCCTTGGACCAACGCTCATCGGCAGCACAAGCAACTTCAGGCGCGGGGCCGGCACTGGCGGAGCACTCGAAAGATGCATCACAGCCCGATCCATCCCGTATAAAGAGTGGCCAGTGA
- a CDS encoding aspartate kinase, which translates to MKSHSVEKIGGTSMSRTEALLDNVLIGGRKGTDLYYRIFVVSAYGGMTDLLLEHKKSGEQGVYSLFASAESGWSWGDALSRVGERMIEKNADIFTDPTALATADAFICERIEGVRSCLIDLQRLCSYGHFQLEHHLLTVREMLAALGEAHSAHNTALLLRQHGVKARFVDLTGWRDETQRGLDDQILHAFAEIDVALELPIVTGYAQCLPPLMQTYDRGYSEVTLSRLAVVTEAREAIIHKEFHLSSADPRIVGKDAVRVIGETNYDVADQLSNMGMEAIHPSAAKSLRQSDIPLRVKNTFEPDHSGTLIRSGLDADGTGVEIVTGLRGVYAFEFFEQDMVGVKGYDASILEALKRHKVWILFKTSNANTITHFLKGSMKAIKRVSANLMEKFPHARIAIRKVAVISAIGRDLSGARSAARTITVLDDAGIEPVGFHDLMRKVDLQVVVEESDYEKTIIAMHRGLIECNSTEELRKAA; encoded by the coding sequence ATGAAGAGCCATTCCGTCGAGAAGATCGGTGGCACGTCGATGTCGCGCACCGAAGCCCTCCTCGACAATGTCCTGATCGGCGGACGAAAAGGCACTGATCTCTACTACCGCATCTTCGTCGTCTCCGCTTATGGCGGCATGACCGACCTTCTGCTCGAACACAAGAAGTCCGGCGAGCAGGGCGTCTACAGCCTCTTTGCCAGCGCCGAGAGCGGCTGGAGCTGGGGCGACGCGCTCAGCCGCGTCGGCGAGCGGATGATCGAGAAGAACGCCGACATCTTCACCGACCCGACGGCGCTGGCGACGGCAGACGCCTTCATCTGCGAGCGGATCGAGGGCGTGCGCTCCTGCCTGATCGACCTTCAGCGGCTTTGCTCCTACGGCCATTTTCAGCTTGAGCATCATCTCTTGACTGTGCGCGAAATGCTGGCCGCTCTCGGTGAGGCGCACTCCGCCCACAACACGGCGCTGCTTCTGCGCCAGCACGGCGTAAAAGCCCGCTTCGTCGACCTTACCGGCTGGCGCGACGAAACCCAGCGCGGCCTCGATGACCAGATCCTTCATGCTTTTGCCGAGATCGACGTAGCTCTAGAACTGCCGATCGTTACCGGTTACGCACAATGCCTGCCGCCACTCATGCAGACTTACGATCGCGGTTATTCCGAGGTGACGCTGTCGCGTCTCGCGGTCGTCACCGAAGCACGTGAGGCTATCATCCATAAGGAGTTTCACCTCTCGTCCGCGGATCCCAGGATTGTCGGAAAGGATGCGGTGCGGGTGATCGGTGAGACCAATTACGACGTCGCCGACCAACTCTCCAACATGGGCATGGAGGCGATTCATCCGAGCGCAGCTAAGAGCCTGCGCCAATCGGATATTCCACTCAGGGTTAAGAACACCTTCGAGCCGGATCATTCCGGGACATTGATCCGCTCCGGTCTCGATGCGGATGGTACCGGGGTCGAGATCGTCACTGGCCTGAGGGGCGTTTACGCCTTCGAATTCTTCGAACAGGATATGGTCGGCGTAAAGGGCTATGACGCCAGCATTCTCGAAGCGCTGAAGCGCCACAAGGTGTGGATCCTATTCAAGACCTCAAACGCCAACACCATCACCCATTTTCTCAAAGGGTCTATGAAGGCGATCAAGCGCGTCAGCGCCAATCTCATGGAGAAATTTCCACACGCCCGCATTGCAATCCGCAAGGTCGCAGTCATCTCGGCGATCGGCCGCGACTTGAGTGGCGCCCGTAGCGCCGCCCGTACAATCACCGTGCTCGACGACGCAGGTATTGAGCCGGTCGGCTTCCACGATTTGATGCGCAAGGTTGACCTGCAAGTGGTCGTTGAGGAGAGCGATTACGAGAAGACGATCATTGCGATGCATCGTGGGCTGATTGAATGCAATAGCACCGAAGAACTTCGCAAAGCCGCTTGA
- the groES gene encoding co-chaperone GroES has protein sequence MTFRPLHDRILVRRVEADEKTAGGIIIPDTAKEKPQEGEVIAVGSGARDDSGKLVPLDVKAGDRILFGKWSGTEIKLDGEDLLIMKESDVMGVIENAATLKKAA, from the coding sequence ATGACGTTCCGTCCATTGCATGACCGTATCCTGGTCCGCCGCGTCGAAGCCGATGAGAAGACGGCCGGCGGTATCATCATCCCCGACACCGCCAAGGAAAAGCCGCAGGAAGGAGAGGTCATCGCCGTCGGCTCCGGCGCGCGCGACGATAGTGGCAAGCTCGTTCCGCTCGACGTGAAAGCCGGCGACCGCATCCTCTTCGGCAAATGGTCCGGTACCGAGATCAAGCTCGATGGCGAAGACCTGCTGATCATGAAGGAATCCGACGTGATGGGTGTGATCGAAAATGCTGCGACGCTGAAGAAAGCGGCCTGA
- a CDS encoding transcriptional regulator, with protein sequence MFADQNAPHYDDTLGGRISLARGAKAISAKEAAQQLGVLPSSWNAWECDRDTPRVNRLTMMAGILGVSPTWLLTGHGNGPLDHTADHDRGDLLQAIREISDDLAALDRRMRVLSRRFERDAMACEVD encoded by the coding sequence ATGTTTGCAGACCAAAACGCGCCTCACTATGACGACACGCTTGGAGGCCGCATATCGCTGGCCCGAGGAGCCAAGGCGATTTCTGCTAAGGAAGCAGCACAGCAGCTTGGCGTTCTTCCGTCAAGCTGGAACGCGTGGGAGTGTGACCGAGATACTCCCCGTGTGAACCGATTGACAATGATGGCCGGTATTCTCGGCGTCAGCCCAACCTGGCTATTGACCGGCCATGGAAACGGCCCGCTGGACCACACCGCAGACCACGATCGGGGGGACCTGCTTCAGGCCATCCGTGAAATTTCAGACGACCTTGCAGCGCTTGACAGGCGCATGCGCGTATTGTCCCGGCGTTTCGAACGCGACGCCATGGCCTGTGAGGTAGATTGA
- a CDS encoding MarR family winged helix-turn-helix transcriptional regulator: MDDRTKTILTAMRKVLRVAQANSKALIRETGLTPSQLIFLQMLDDGHEKTAGVIATRMGITQATTTALTHKLEALGFVTRRRGETDRRQVWLTLSDKGRAVLAIAPDGVHTRFHQRFIQLKDWEQAMLIASLERVADMLGPEDLDAETLAEGVENALELPSFRIEGN; the protein is encoded by the coding sequence TTGGACGACCGGACGAAAACGATCCTGACCGCGATGCGTAAGGTTCTGCGTGTCGCTCAAGCCAACAGCAAGGCGCTGATCCGCGAGACCGGGCTGACGCCGTCGCAACTTATCTTCCTGCAGATGCTGGACGACGGCCATGAAAAGACGGCCGGGGTGATTGCGACCCGCATGGGCATCACCCAGGCGACGACGACAGCTTTGACCCACAAGCTTGAGGCTCTTGGATTTGTGACGCGACGCAGGGGCGAAACCGACCGGCGTCAGGTGTGGCTGACGCTCAGTGACAAGGGGCGGGCAGTGCTGGCAATTGCCCCGGATGGCGTGCACACACGTTTTCACCAGCGCTTCATTCAACTCAAGGATTGGGAGCAGGCAATGCTGATCGCCTCGCTTGAGCGGGTTGCCGATATGCTCGGTCCCGAGGATCTGGATGCCGAGACACTCGCCGAGGGGGTGGAAAACGCGTTGGAACTCCCTAGCTTTCGGATTGAGGGGAACTGA
- a CDS encoding GCG_CRPN prefix-to-repeats domain-containing protein translates to MGPSSAATPYTPVVPGASSSLVINVSEGCGRGWHRNRWGDCVRNREVYRACPRGWHLNRRGFCVRNRGVYRACPPHYHLNRQGFCVPTWR, encoded by the coding sequence ATGGGGCCTTCATCGGCCGCAACGCCATACACGCCAGTTGTACCGGGCGCATCCTCATCGCTGGTTATCAACGTTTCTGAAGGGTGCGGCCGGGGATGGCATCGCAACCGATGGGGTGACTGCGTTCGCAATCGGGAAGTCTACCGGGCCTGTCCGCGCGGATGGCACTTGAACCGCCGAGGTTTCTGCGTTCGCAACCGCGGAGTCTATCGAGCATGCCCTCCCCACTATCATCTGAATCGCCAAGGTTTCTGCGTTCCCACCTGGCGCTGA
- a CDS encoding DUF982 domain-containing protein, which translates to MPIPEPVILKSPRGLPRKVASSFEALECLDQEWPKWARGRSWRAACRACRDALEGWRGARDARRAFVKAAERAGLAIVREPVRPRKGAPAFRLPQGATQQPSLSSAG; encoded by the coding sequence ATGCCGATTCCCGAACCTGTTATCCTGAAATCACCTCGCGGCCTTCCGCGCAAGGTGGCCAGCAGCTTCGAGGCGCTCGAATGCCTGGATCAGGAGTGGCCCAAATGGGCGCGGGGCCGCAGCTGGCGCGCCGCCTGCCGGGCCTGCCGGGACGCGCTCGAGGGGTGGCGCGGCGCCCGCGATGCACGTAGGGCATTCGTAAAGGCGGCTGAAAGGGCTGGGCTTGCGATCGTGCGCGAGCCTGTCCGGCCGCGGAAAGGGGCGCCCGCGTTCCGGCTGCCGCAAGGGGCCACGCAACAGCCCTCGCTCAGTTCAGCGGGATGA
- the thpD gene encoding ectoine hydroxylase, which translates to MTQALRENIKDLYPTRSAEDESWSERHDPVVWSDWNAAAPLTRAQADAFEREGYIMLENIFSSGELAILRNELDAIRGGGKRLTPDSVITEPGSDEIRTVFQLEKQSEVFDRLARDARIAGVIRFLLGDELYIHQSRLNYKPGFTGKEFYWHSDFETWHAEDGMPRMRAISASILLTDNDALNGPLMLMPGSHRTFVRCAGATPDDNHKTSLKKQEVGVPSNETLTRMAEKHGINYAAGKAGTVILFDCNTLHGSNGNITPFPRSNAFFVFNAWSNRPQRPFAAAKRRPEFLGARAPEAPIAIERGGLA; encoded by the coding sequence ATGACACAGGCACTCAGAGAAAACATCAAGGACCTTTATCCGACCCGATCCGCCGAGGACGAGAGCTGGAGCGAACGCCATGATCCGGTAGTCTGGTCGGACTGGAACGCCGCAGCGCCATTGACGCGTGCCCAGGCCGATGCCTTCGAGCGTGAAGGCTATATCATGCTTGAAAATATTTTCTCGTCGGGCGAGCTTGCCATCCTGAGGAACGAACTTGATGCCATCCGCGGTGGCGGCAAGCGCCTAACGCCCGACAGCGTCATTACCGAACCGGGTTCCGATGAGATCCGCACCGTCTTCCAGCTCGAAAAGCAGAGCGAGGTCTTCGATCGTCTGGCACGCGATGCGCGCATCGCCGGTGTTATCCGCTTCCTGCTCGGTGACGAGCTCTACATCCATCAGTCGCGTCTGAACTACAAGCCGGGGTTCACCGGCAAGGAGTTCTACTGGCATTCGGATTTCGAGACCTGGCATGCCGAAGACGGCATGCCTCGCATGCGCGCCATCTCCGCCTCGATCCTGCTTACCGACAACGACGCGCTGAACGGACCGCTCATGCTGATGCCCGGATCCCACAGAACGTTCGTGCGTTGCGCCGGCGCAACGCCCGACGACAACCACAAGACCTCGCTCAAAAAGCAGGAAGTGGGTGTGCCGTCGAACGAGACGCTGACACGCATGGCGGAAAAGCACGGGATCAACTACGCCGCAGGCAAGGCGGGCACGGTGATCCTGTTCGACTGCAACACGCTGCACGGGTCGAATGGTAACATCACGCCATTTCCCCGTTCCAACGCCTTCTTTGTGTTCAACGCCTGGTCGAACCGCCCACAGCGACCCTTCGCTGCAGCGAAGCGGCGGCCGGAATTCCTCGGTGCTCGCGCGCCGGAGGCGCCGATCGCCATCGAGCGCGGCGGCCTCGCCTAG
- the ectB gene encoding diaminobutyrate--2-oxoglutarate transaminase: MTHTDGVAAGGRNTFERIESQVRSYSRNFPRVFGKATGATIYSTDGRAYTDFLAGCSTLNYGHNDPDMKQALVDYIGADGIAHGLDMFTVAKERFLEAFEEIVLKPRGMDYRIQFTGPTGTNAVEAALKLARKVTGRQTVIAFTNGFHGVTLGSLAATGNGGHRGGAGLPLGGVHRAPYDGYFGPEADTAAMLDKELSDPGSGVDAPAAIVVETVQGEGGLNAASADWLRRIEAIARKHGTLFVLDDIQAGCGRTGTFFSFEEMGLSPDIITMAKSLSGMGLPFGITLMKPEHDIWSPAEHNGTFRGNNHAFVTARVALVKYWKDKAFQNEVQDKAHHLASRLEAIAKRHSLSVKGRGMMQGIDVRTGKHAAAVCAACFREGVIIETSGPNDEVVKVLAPLTICMDQFDAGIAIMESAFAEVFDNETLIAAE, translated from the coding sequence ATGACACACACTGACGGCGTTGCCGCCGGCGGCAGGAATACGTTCGAGCGGATCGAAAGCCAGGTGCGCAGCTATTCGCGCAACTTCCCCCGCGTTTTCGGCAAGGCGACGGGCGCAACGATCTACAGCACGGACGGCCGCGCCTACACGGATTTCCTCGCCGGCTGCTCGACACTCAATTACGGACATAACGATCCCGACATGAAGCAGGCGCTCGTCGATTATATTGGCGCTGACGGCATCGCGCATGGGCTCGACATGTTCACGGTCGCGAAGGAACGATTCCTGGAGGCGTTCGAGGAGATCGTGCTGAAGCCGCGCGGCATGGATTATCGCATCCAGTTCACCGGCCCAACCGGCACCAACGCCGTCGAGGCGGCGCTGAAACTCGCCCGCAAGGTGACCGGCCGCCAGACTGTCATCGCCTTCACGAACGGCTTCCACGGCGTTACCCTCGGTTCACTCGCCGCCACCGGCAATGGCGGCCATCGCGGCGGAGCCGGGCTACCGCTCGGCGGCGTCCACCGCGCACCCTATGACGGCTATTTCGGCCCAGAGGCCGATACGGCCGCGATGCTCGACAAGGAACTCTCCGATCCCGGCAGTGGCGTCGATGCGCCAGCGGCAATCGTTGTCGAGACGGTGCAGGGCGAAGGTGGTCTCAATGCCGCCTCGGCCGATTGGCTACGCAGGATCGAGGCGATCGCCCGCAAACATGGCACCCTTTTTGTTCTCGATGATATCCAGGCGGGCTGCGGCCGCACCGGCACTTTCTTTTCCTTCGAGGAGATGGGCCTTTCGCCCGATATCATCACTATGGCGAAATCACTTTCCGGCATGGGGCTGCCCTTCGGCATTACGCTGATGAAGCCGGAACACGACATCTGGTCACCGGCCGAGCACAACGGCACCTTTCGCGGTAACAATCACGCCTTCGTCACCGCCCGGGTAGCGCTGGTGAAATACTGGAAAGACAAGGCTTTTCAGAACGAGGTCCAGGACAAAGCCCACCATCTCGCCAGCCGTCTCGAAGCAATCGCCAAGCGTCATAGCCTTTCGGTCAAGGGTCGCGGCATGATGCAGGGCATCGATGTGCGCACGGGGAAGCACGCCGCGGCGGTTTGCGCCGCCTGCTTTCGCGAAGGCGTGATCATCGAGACTTCCGGCCCGAATGACGAGGTGGTCAAGGTATTGGCCCCACTGACGATCTGTATGGACCAGTTCGATGCAGGCATCGCCATCATGGAAAGCGCCTTTGCCGAAGTCTTCGACAACGAAACCCTGATCGCCGCAGAGTAA
- a CDS encoding BCCT family transporter — translation MSLPSETEYEVGQDNIEIFGLDIHNPVFFVSGGTIVLFVFIAAIFQGPTTEFLGWLRPAVTDSFDRFLVISGNIFVIFCVALIFTPLGSIRLGGEDARLDFSYTGWFTMLFATGMGIGLMFYGVSELKAAALTTGAPFALVLLGMCVAIWKDLSSERASLQNA, via the coding sequence ATGAGTTTGCCGAGCGAAACCGAATACGAGGTTGGGCAGGACAACATTGAGATATTCGGCCTCGATATACACAATCCGGTTTTTTTCGTCTCCGGCGGGACCATCGTTCTGTTTGTGTTTATCGCCGCGATCTTTCAGGGACCTACGACGGAGTTTCTTGGCTGGCTCCGGCCTGCGGTAACTGACTCGTTCGACCGGTTTCTAGTCATATCCGGCAACATCTTCGTCATCTTCTGCGTTGCCCTGATCTTTACGCCCCTCGGCAGCATCCGCCTGGGAGGTGAGGATGCAAGGCTTGACTTCTCCTATACGGGCTGGTTCACCATGCTGTTCGCCACCGGCATGGGCATCGGGCTGATGTTCTACGGCGTTTCAGAGTTGAAGGCGGCGGCATTGACGACCGGCGCGCCGTTTGCGCTTGTTCTGCTCGGCATGTGCGTCGCTATCTGGAAAGATCTCTCCTCCGAGAGAGCCAGTTTGCAGAACGCCTGA
- the ectA gene encoding diaminobutyrate acetyltransferase produces the protein MPPTEIAARRSTEQNDDITIRMPSEEDGSKVWRLVKAADTLDENSMYCNLLQCSHFASTCALAERNGKIIGWVSGYIPPDHPERLFVWQVCVREDARGNSLGKRLVRDILERDTCRDISHINTTITDDNDASWSLFHKIAQSLDADLARSAHFEEETHFDGHHQTEHLVTIGPFDVDRAAIKVAA, from the coding sequence ATGCCTCCGACGGAGATCGCCGCCAGGCGTTCCACGGAACAGAACGACGACATTACCATTCGAATGCCCAGTGAAGAGGACGGGTCCAAGGTCTGGCGACTCGTAAAGGCGGCAGACACGCTCGACGAGAATTCCATGTACTGCAATCTCCTGCAGTGCAGCCATTTCGCTTCCACCTGTGCGCTTGCTGAGCGGAACGGCAAGATCATCGGCTGGGTTTCCGGTTATATCCCGCCAGACCATCCTGAACGCCTCTTTGTCTGGCAGGTCTGCGTGCGCGAGGATGCCCGCGGCAATAGCCTCGGCAAGCGCCTTGTTCGCGATATCCTGGAACGCGATACATGCCGTGACATAAGCCACATCAATACAACCATCACGGACGACAACGACGCGTCGTGGTCGCTTTTCCATAAGATCGCGCAGTCGCTCGATGCCGACCTGGCACGGTCGGCGCATTTCGAGGAAGAGACACATTTCGATGGCCATCATCAGACCGAGCATCTGGTGACGATTGGCCCCTTCGATGTCGACCGGGCCGCGATAAAAGTCGCAGCCTGA
- a CDS encoding Hsp20/alpha crystallin family protein, giving the protein MSVRDLIPWNRNEGNRVPSVFRDSERDPFLSLHREVNRLFDEVFRGFGSGLPSLGSVSAFGGGWPSVEISNGEREIKVTAEVPGLEEKDIEVLLEDDGVLTLKGEKRSETEDKDKQFSERYYGRFERRIPVGYEVKEDEVDARFKNGVLTVTLPKTEKAQSQVKRITIKN; this is encoded by the coding sequence ATGAGTGTGCGTGATCTGATTCCTTGGAACCGAAACGAGGGCAACCGGGTTCCGAGCGTCTTCCGTGACAGCGAGCGCGATCCGTTCCTGTCGTTGCATCGAGAGGTGAACCGCCTGTTCGACGAGGTCTTCCGTGGTTTCGGTTCCGGCTTACCGTCGTTGGGCAGCGTCTCCGCCTTCGGCGGCGGCTGGCCGAGCGTCGAGATCTCCAACGGTGAAAGGGAGATCAAGGTGACGGCCGAGGTGCCGGGTCTGGAAGAGAAGGACATCGAAGTGCTGCTCGAGGATGACGGTGTGCTGACGCTGAAAGGCGAAAAGCGCTCCGAGACCGAGGACAAGGACAAGCAGTTCTCCGAACGCTATTACGGCCGCTTCGAGCGTCGCATCCCTGTCGGCTATGAGGTCAAGGAAGACGAGGTCGATGCGCGCTTCAAAAACGGCGTGCTGACCGTGACCTTGCCCAAAACCGAGAAGGCGCAGTCGCAGGTCAAGCGCATCACCATCAAGAACTGA
- a CDS encoding usg protein, with product MASPVSREFRLQMQGYGLTTAEIHYHMPDHPSLLQLYVWQEYDLAPAFPELRGFLDYWARELDGALHSVRVAHHGLIEPSEWRAVDGIIPLN from the coding sequence ATGGCGTCACCGGTAAGCCGGGAATTCCGCCTGCAGATGCAGGGCTACGGCCTGACGACGGCGGAGATCCATTATCACATGCCCGATCATCCGAGCCTTCTGCAGCTCTATGTCTGGCAGGAATACGATCTCGCGCCGGCGTTTCCCGAACTGCGTGGCTTTCTCGATTACTGGGCGCGCGAACTTGACGGCGCGCTGCATTCGGTCCGGGTCGCCCATCACGGGCTGATCGAGCCTTCCGAATGGCGCGCCGTCGACGGCATCATCCCGCTGAACTGA
- a CDS encoding ectoine synthase: protein MIVRNLEDARKGERLVKTRGWDSTRLLLAGDKMGFSFHITRIFADSVNTFEYKHHFESVYCISGEGTIEDHTTGEIHEIRPGVMYALDKHDRHTLRTKPGQEMVMACCFNPPVTGNEVHREDGSYAPMPETV from the coding sequence ATGATCGTCCGCAATCTCGAAGACGCCCGCAAGGGCGAACGCCTCGTCAAGACCAGGGGATGGGACTCGACCCGGCTGCTGCTTGCCGGAGACAAAATGGGCTTTTCGTTTCACATCACCCGCATCTTCGCCGATAGTGTCAACACGTTTGAGTACAAGCATCATTTCGAGAGCGTCTACTGCATCTCGGGCGAAGGTACGATCGAGGACCATACGACGGGAGAAATCCACGAGATCCGTCCCGGTGTCATGTACGCCCTCGACAAACACGACCGGCACACGCTGCGTACCAAACCAGGCCAGGAAATGGTCATGGCCTGCTGCTTCAACCCCCCGGTCACCGGCAACGAAGTGCACCGAGAAGACGGCTCGTACGCGCCGATGCCGGAAACCGTCTGA
- a CDS encoding Hsp20 family protein, with the protein MRTAFDFSPLYRSSIGFDRIADLLENASRTASAENWPPYDITKSGEDDYRITMAVAGFSQDELSIIHEPNMLVVAGEKASEDNGDYLHRGIAGRPFERRFELADHVKVMDAGLANGLLTIDLRRELPEEMKPRRIEIATADASSKVPPKRIEADKQAA; encoded by the coding sequence ATGAGAACCGCATTTGACTTTTCCCCGCTCTACCGTTCGAGCATCGGCTTCGATCGCATTGCCGACCTGCTTGAGAACGCCAGCCGGACGGCAAGTGCCGAAAACTGGCCGCCCTACGACATCACCAAATCCGGCGAGGACGACTACCGCATCACCATGGCGGTGGCCGGGTTCTCTCAGGATGAACTCAGCATCATCCACGAGCCCAACATGCTCGTCGTGGCTGGCGAAAAGGCCAGCGAGGACAATGGCGATTATCTGCATAGGGGCATCGCCGGGCGGCCTTTCGAGCGCCGCTTCGAGCTCGCGGACCACGTGAAGGTGATGGATGCCGGCCTCGCCAACGGCCTGCTTACCATCGATCTCAGACGCGAGCTTCCCGAGGAAATGAAGCCGCGCCGGATCGAGATTGCAACCGCGGACGCGTCGTCCAAGGTGCCGCCGAAGCGGATCGAAGCCGATAAGCAGGCCGCGTGA